A single Arachidicoccus sp. BS20 DNA region contains:
- a CDS encoding SusC/RagA family TonB-linked outer membrane protein: MTRKKHTGLVILLVMSFFSLRAQQVSIEADKLPVRDIFEKVHETYHINFLYTEGMLERAKPVTIYAKNISLKQFMMTVSKEQPFDYTIKDSTIIIRYRQINQSPSKATININMYSQANLIIDGRITSMDGNPIQRATVVVKGEETKGTITDAKGFFYLNGVRPGSMLLISYLGYTPRLVRAASEHLGTIILTEQTKTLDSLVITNGYQDIDPRRLTSAITTVKAKDILVPGMFTIDQALEGRIPGLFVLNNSGEVGAAPKVRIRGTSTILGNQEPVWVVDGVVVNDPVNIDPSTMNDLDFVNRLGNAISGLNPYDIEQIDVLKDASATALYGVKAANGVIVITTKKGHSGPMNVHFTSSGTYSRRPRYTDNDVNMMNSKQRIAYSKELIDKKLEYPDIINYVGYEGAIYDLYSGAIDYDAFSKEVERLETVNTDWFNLITRDALSTQNTISLSGGNNQTSYMGSFGYSNQTGTIKMDRVSSYTAFLKIDSKLSQKLDWEVNFRGNVDKRNYVANDVDALNYAYNTSRAIPAYNEDGSLYYYRKYGSYNYYNFNILNEIKNSRDITNSSGFTLTNTLNYKISRSFKGLFLFSYTLNNTDEEVSHNENTFYAANLRQSDYGVTPPATLTTLPFGGELNSNIQRNYSYLARAQFDYTNNFGSGYKHVWTTTFGSEISSNKINGQSMVQRGYLPDRGKTFAAIDPTVYPAYAAWELEQNLNQISDKLDNLLSGYVSTSYTYNRKYTINANTRTDFSNKFGSRSNEKFLPTWSVSGRWDIGQDLFQHSKAVNMLAFRGSYGFQGNMLDNETPELIIQQGSIDPIMGEYYSHIKYYPNPNLKWEKTGQFNGALDFSLFGNKINGSFTYYYKKTTNAFVNKTVSDINGLENYVVNSGTITNQGVEIELSFTPVNSALSGGKKLVWRIDPQIGQAINSLLSKKSKNTASENNNTYQNYLDGTEIVDRQSINSFYSYQFNGLSHDKGIPTFKNDDSSEASLLATKDVDGVYQYVMRPSGNRVPTIQGGLSNYLQYKSFSLSINLSYSFGSKVRLFKLYENQGGTSRSYSTGVPLPEQNLNTIFLQRWEKPGDETTTNVPAVLNRTDYDATITHWSTGQPYNYALNVWQMYDNSDIRVASGNFVKIKSFSLFYKMPDAFCKRAGMKDLSLSFSGTNIYTFASDKLHGQDPEQNGFSGTIQLSPRPTFSFGIDATF; encoded by the coding sequence ATGACCAGAAAAAAACATACAGGACTTGTTATTCTGCTTGTGATGTCCTTTTTTTCGTTGAGAGCACAACAAGTCAGCATTGAAGCCGATAAGCTTCCGGTTAGAGACATATTTGAGAAGGTGCATGAAACCTATCATATCAATTTCTTATATACAGAGGGTATGCTTGAGAGGGCAAAGCCGGTTACGATATATGCCAAAAATATTTCCTTAAAGCAATTTATGATGACTGTTTCAAAAGAACAGCCTTTTGACTATACTATTAAGGATAGTACTATTATAATACGTTATAGACAGATTAATCAGTCTCCATCGAAAGCAACCATAAATATAAATATGTATTCTCAGGCTAACCTGATAATAGATGGAAGAATAACAAGCATGGATGGCAATCCTATCCAGCGTGCGACTGTCGTGGTCAAAGGAGAGGAGACGAAGGGTACAATAACAGATGCCAAAGGTTTTTTTTACCTTAATGGAGTTCGACCCGGCTCTATGCTTCTTATATCCTATTTGGGTTATACACCAAGGCTTGTGAGAGCTGCTTCTGAGCATTTGGGAACCATCATCCTAACCGAACAAACGAAGACTTTAGACTCTTTGGTCATTACCAATGGCTATCAGGATATCGATCCCAGAAGATTAACCAGCGCTATTACTACTGTAAAAGCCAAAGATATTCTTGTGCCCGGTATGTTTACTATAGACCAAGCGCTGGAAGGAAGAATACCCGGATTGTTCGTGTTGAATAATTCCGGAGAAGTAGGGGCTGCGCCCAAAGTTCGTATCAGAGGAACTTCTACTATTCTCGGCAATCAGGAACCTGTGTGGGTGGTAGATGGTGTGGTGGTAAATGACCCCGTAAATATAGACCCTTCTACTATGAATGATTTGGATTTTGTCAATAGGCTTGGAAATGCTATTTCAGGACTAAATCCTTATGACATCGAACAGATAGACGTGCTCAAGGACGCTTCTGCAACAGCACTCTACGGTGTTAAAGCTGCGAACGGCGTTATTGTTATTACGACAAAAAAGGGGCATAGCGGACCGATGAATGTACACTTTACTTCATCAGGTACGTATAGTCGCAGACCCCGATATACAGATAATGATGTCAATATGATGAATTCCAAACAGCGCATCGCATATTCAAAAGAACTAATCGATAAAAAACTCGAATATCCTGATATCATTAATTATGTCGGCTATGAAGGGGCAATTTATGATTTATATAGCGGAGCAATAGACTATGATGCTTTTTCCAAAGAAGTAGAAAGATTGGAGACTGTTAATACCGATTGGTTTAATCTTATTACAAGAGACGCTTTATCGACACAAAATACTATCAGTTTATCCGGAGGAAACAACCAGACAAGTTATATGGGGTCTTTCGGCTATTCCAACCAAACAGGTACCATCAAAATGGATAGAGTGTCCAGTTACACAGCTTTTCTGAAAATTGATTCCAAACTCTCCCAAAAACTGGACTGGGAGGTTAATTTCAGAGGCAATGTAGATAAACGCAATTATGTAGCCAATGATGTTGATGCGCTTAATTATGCTTATAATACAAGCAGAGCCATTCCTGCATATAATGAAGATGGAAGCTTGTATTATTATCGGAAATACGGTTCTTATAACTACTATAATTTCAATATACTGAATGAGATAAAAAATTCCAGAGATATTACCAATAGTTCCGGCTTTACACTTACCAATACGCTCAATTATAAGATTAGCAGGTCTTTTAAAGGATTATTTCTTTTCTCTTACACGTTGAATAATACTGACGAAGAGGTATCACATAACGAGAATACATTTTATGCCGCGAATCTGCGTCAAAGCGATTATGGTGTGACACCCCCGGCTACACTGACCACGCTTCCTTTTGGCGGAGAACTTAATTCCAATATACAACGTAACTATTCTTATCTGGCAAGAGCTCAGTTTGATTATACCAATAATTTTGGTAGTGGTTATAAGCACGTATGGACAACCACTTTCGGTTCGGAAATATCTTCTAACAAAATCAACGGGCAAAGTATGGTGCAACGCGGTTATCTGCCCGACAGAGGAAAAACATTTGCTGCCATTGACCCGACTGTCTATCCGGCATACGCAGCATGGGAACTGGAACAAAACCTTAATCAAATATCAGATAAATTAGACAACTTATTATCGGGATATGTATCTACCAGCTATACTTACAATCGTAAATACACCATCAATGCTAATACCAGAACCGACTTTTCAAATAAGTTTGGCAGCCGCAGCAACGAGAAATTTCTACCCACGTGGTCTGTATCCGGCAGGTGGGATATAGGACAGGATTTATTTCAGCATTCAAAAGCTGTTAATATGCTGGCCTTTCGTGGGTCTTACGGATTTCAGGGAAATATGCTCGATAATGAAACGCCTGAATTAATTATACAACAAGGCTCAATCGACCCTATAATGGGAGAGTATTATTCGCATATCAAATATTATCCTAACCCTAATCTTAAGTGGGAAAAAACAGGACAATTTAACGGAGCTCTCGACTTTTCTCTCTTTGGAAATAAAATCAATGGTTCATTTACCTATTACTATAAAAAAACCACAAATGCCTTTGTTAATAAAACTGTGAGCGATATAAACGGCTTGGAAAACTATGTGGTAAATTCAGGTACCATCACAAATCAGGGAGTAGAAATTGAACTTAGTTTTACTCCTGTTAACTCAGCTCTTAGCGGCGGAAAAAAATTGGTATGGCGTATAGACCCGCAAATTGGGCAAGCAATTAATTCCTTACTTAGTAAAAAAAGTAAGAATACTGCTTCTGAAAACAACAATACGTATCAAAATTATCTGGATGGAACAGAAATTGTTGACCGGCAATCCATTAACTCTTTCTATTCCTATCAGTTTAACGGACTCAGCCACGATAAAGGAATCCCTACCTTCAAGAACGATGATTCGTCCGAAGCTTCATTACTTGCAACGAAAGACGTAGATGGAGTTTATCAATACGTGATGCGCCCGTCCGGAAACAGAGTTCCAACTATACAGGGTGGCTTATCCAATTACCTTCAGTATAAAAGTTTTTCGCTGAGCATCAACCTAAGTTATAGTTTCGGCTCTAAGGTACGCTTGTTCAAGCTGTATGAAAATCAGGGAGGAACATCTAGGAGTTATAGCACAGGCGTTCCTTTGCCGGAACAAAATCTCAACACCATCTTTTTGCAGCGCTGGGAAAAACCTGGCGATGAGACGACTACGAATGTTCCGGCAGTTTTAAACAGAACAGATTATGATGCAACAATCACACATTGGTCAACCGGACAGCCCTATAATTATGCACTCAATGTATGGCAGATGTATGACAATTCAGATATACGTGTAGCAAGTGGCAATTTTGTAAAAATTAAAAGCTTTTCGCTGTTCTACAAAATGCCGGATGCATTTTGTAAGCGGGCAGGTATGAAAGACTTGAGTCTTTCTTTCTCGGGAACTAATATTTATACATTTGCCAGCGACAAATTACATGGTCAGGACCCAGAGCAAAACGGTTTCTCAGGAACAATTCAGCTATCTCCACGCCCAACATTTTCTTTTGGTATAGACGCAACATTTTAA
- a CDS encoding FecR family protein, translated as MLTRVESDELARLYGEAGHDNGQLLNEDDEDVQKYIETRYITLLAIARKKKFFKIWKVTTTAAAVFIIAFLAGKVFYHANKNVTAQNKIVSGHNGAVLTLADGSKVILDSMGNGMVMQQQNVQVINTNGTLTYHTKSATAKQVVYNTLSTPRARQYKIVLPDGTKVWLNAESTIRYPTAFTGNDREVELTGEAYFEVVHNAAQPFKVKVGNNMVEDVGTIFDINAYADEPAIKTTLIEGAAKMNNKLLRPGEQAVANKSGHIQVNHVDAEQVIAWQKGMFAFDNTGLDAIMRQISRWYDVDVSYENGLTKEGFYGTISRYSSIQDILNMLELTGLVHFKIMGNEIIVQN; from the coding sequence GTGCTTACCCGAGTCGAATCGGATGAGTTAGCCCGCTTGTATGGAGAGGCAGGACATGATAACGGACAACTATTAAATGAAGATGATGAGGATGTTCAAAAATATATTGAAACGAGGTATATAACACTTCTTGCTATAGCGAGGAAAAAGAAGTTCTTTAAAATCTGGAAAGTAACGACGACAGCAGCAGCTGTATTTATTATTGCGTTTCTTGCAGGAAAAGTTTTTTATCATGCTAACAAAAATGTAACTGCGCAAAATAAGATAGTATCCGGGCATAATGGTGCAGTATTAACTCTGGCAGATGGCAGTAAAGTGATATTGGACAGTATGGGTAATGGTATGGTTATGCAGCAGCAAAATGTTCAGGTAATCAACACCAATGGAACGCTTACTTATCATACCAAATCAGCAACGGCAAAACAGGTTGTTTATAACACACTTAGTACACCAAGAGCGAGGCAATATAAAATTGTGCTGCCAGACGGTACAAAAGTGTGGTTGAATGCGGAAAGTACTATTCGTTACCCAACCGCATTTACTGGCAATGATAGAGAGGTAGAACTTACCGGCGAGGCATACTTTGAGGTGGTGCATAATGCTGCTCAACCATTTAAAGTAAAAGTCGGTAATAATATGGTCGAAGATGTGGGTACCATCTTTGACATTAATGCTTATGCTGACGAACCGGCAATAAAGACAACATTGATAGAGGGGGCAGCAAAAATGAATAATAAATTGCTGCGTCCCGGCGAGCAAGCCGTCGCTAACAAGAGTGGACATATACAGGTAAACCACGTAGATGCGGAACAAGTAATAGCATGGCAAAAAGGAATGTTTGCGTTTGATAATACCGGTCTTGATGCTATTATGCGACAGATTAGCAGGTGGTATGATGTAGATGTTAGCTACGAGAACGGACTTACTAAGGAAGGCTTTTATGGTACTATATCCCGTTATAGTAGTATTCAAGATATATTAAATATGTTAGAGCTTACAGGATTGGTACATTTTAAAATAATGGGAAATGAGATTATAGTGCAAAACTAA
- a CDS encoding RNA polymerase sigma-70 factor, with protein MRNHFDNNNWSEKEEAFNYNRDEAFGNLYRYYYAKMVNHAYSKINDAAAAEDIVQDIFLKLFLNKSEIKNVKRYLFVALRNRIYDFWRTELLHNKHTVIIRNGLAISSEHTWNDIVSKEMKEELDKHIQALPPQCREVFVLRREEQLSNKEIAEKLGISVNTVEQHMRKAIRILKTHYGYEMIAILLTLTIKL; from the coding sequence ATCAGAAATCATTTCGACAATAATAATTGGTCAGAGAAAGAAGAAGCTTTCAACTATAATAGAGATGAGGCTTTCGGCAACTTGTATAGATATTATTATGCCAAGATGGTCAACCACGCATATAGTAAAATAAATGATGCAGCAGCAGCGGAAGATATAGTACAGGATATTTTTCTAAAGTTGTTTCTAAATAAAAGTGAAATTAAAAATGTAAAACGCTATCTTTTTGTAGCGTTGCGTAACAGGATATATGATTTTTGGCGAACAGAACTTTTGCATAATAAACATACGGTAATTATCAGGAATGGGCTTGCTATTTCCTCAGAACATACGTGGAATGATATTGTTTCCAAAGAAATGAAAGAGGAGCTGGATAAACATATCCAGGCGCTTCCGCCACAGTGCCGTGAAGTTTTTGTTTTAAGAAGAGAAGAACAATTATCCAATAAAGAAATTGCTGAAAAGCTGGGGATTTCTGTAAACACGGTTGAACAACATATGCGCAAAGCAATACGGATTTTAAAAACACATTACGGCTATGAAATGATTGCTATATTGCTGACACTCACAATTAAATTGTAA